From the genome of Halococcus sediminicola, one region includes:
- a CDS encoding DUF5789 family protein produces the protein MSNQDDTREQGIEFGELEETMGSLDYPIEHNELVEQHGDIELEAPGGSSTLAEILEPLQDQEQTYHDASELETMIKNMVSEDAIGREGYSDRGTSPDQDDQESL, from the coding sequence ATGTCTAATCAAGACGATACTCGTGAACAGGGCATTGAGTTCGGTGAGTTAGAGGAGACTATGGGATCGCTTGATTACCCCATCGAACACAACGAGCTCGTTGAACAACACGGGGATATTGAACTTGAGGCCCCCGGAGGCAGTTCGACTCTCGCGGAGATACTCGAACCGTTACAGGATCAGGAGCAGACCTACCACGATGCGAGCGAACTTGAGACTATGATTAAGAATATGGTCAGCGAGGATGCTATCGGTCGTGAGGGATATTCAGATCGAGGCACCTCGCCAGATCAGGACGACCAAGAATCGCTCTAA